Part of the Aptenodytes patagonicus chromosome 2, bAptPat1.pri.cur, whole genome shotgun sequence genome, TTAATGTCTTCTAATTTGGTCTAAGGAAAGGACTGTAAGACTATATTGATTGCTAACTTAGTGATAAACTAAATTACAGTACATCTCAGTAAATTTGTATAATAATGATGTTTATTTGCATGCCAATAATTGCTGTCAAGGATATGTACTTTTTGGAGAtctgggtttgttttattttttttagttcttctttaagaaaatacattaCTGGCCATAACATCTGCCTTCTGTTAGTAAGAAGGTATTAAGAAGTATCTAGACAGTATCACTTAACGAAGGAGGAAATAAGTTAGCAAAGATTATTCAACAGGTAGGGGGAAATAATCAGTTTTGTAAGGAGCGGAGAGTACTGTCCAGCAAAACACCTGAATAATCACTTAGAGAAGTTTCCTGTttaacagaatcatagaatcatagaatcattgaggttggaaaagacctctaagatcattgagtccaaccatcgacccaacaccaccaagcccactaaaccatgtccctaagtgcctcatctactcgtcttttaaatagctccagggatggggactcaaccacttccctgggcagcctcttccaatgtttaaccactctttcagtaaagacatttttcctcatgtccagtctaaacctcccctggcacaacttgaggccatttcctctcgtcctatcgctagttacttgggagaagagaccgacacccacctcgctacaacctcctttcagggagttgtagagagcagtaaggtctccctgagcctccttttctgcaggctaaacaaccccagttccctcagccgctcctcataagacttgttctccagacccctcaccagcctcgttgcccttctggacacgctccagcacctcaacatccttcttgtagtgaggggcccaaaactgaacacagtattcaaggtgtggcctcaccagggccgagtacaaggggcacaatcacatccctactcctgctggccacactatttctgatacaggccaggatgccattggccgccttggccacctgggcacactgccggctcatgttcagccggctgtcgaccaacacccccaggtccttttccgacaggcagctttccagccactcttccccaagcctgtagcgctgcatggggttgttgtggccgaagtgcaggacctggcacttggccttgttgaacctcatacagttggcctgggcccatcgatccagcctgtccaggtccctctgcagagccttcctaccctcgagcagatcaacactcccgcccaacttggtgtcgtctgcaaacttactgagggtgcactcgatcccctcatccagatcatcgataaagatattgaacaagaccggccccaaaactgagccctggggaacaccgctcatgaccggccgccaactggatctaactccattcaccacaactctctgggcccggccgtccagccagtttttgacccagcgcagagtacacctgtctaagccgtgagccgccagcttctctaggagaatgctgtgggagacggtgtcaaaggccttgctgaagtccaggtagaccacatccacagcctttccctcatccactaggcaggtcacctggtcatagaaggagatcaggttggtcaagcaggacctgcctctcatgaatccgtgctggctgggcctgatcccctggttgtcccactcatgccttgtgagtgccctcaagatgaaccgctccataaccttccccggcaccgaggtcaggctgacaggcctgtagttccctggatcctccttctggcccttcttgtagatgggcgtcacattggcaagcctaaccTAGAGGACTAACCTAAAGCAGAAATAAGGcttttttacaaaaatttaaCAGATTAGGGAAATGGtttaaattttaagttaaaatctGGAAGACTACAGAAACTGCTCAATATTTTGAATCTTAATTCAGCAATCcatttgcttgtttctgttgATACTATTGCCACATACCACATTTTGTGTATACTtaactttattaataatttacACTTTTTTCTCCCCGATCCCATCCCCTCAACTGATACAGTTGATAATCTCATCTGAAAAGGGCATGTGGCCATTATGGCTGGCTTTGGGTTTTATGATGAAAGTTTCCGTGTGTATTTAGCTGAAGATCAAATTTACTGGAAGTGTATCATGCAAATTACTGTATAGATCCCTAACAGCTACCTACTGACTTCTGTCTTTGGAGGGTGTTTACTTGGTTTTGTGTGTTTCCTAGTATGCAGAATGAATTTAATGGAACACAGAGTTAACTCTGCTACCCAGGGTCCAAAAAATACTGTGAAGACATATGAATAAAtcataagaaaagaataaaagttgTGCACTTACTACCCTGGATTAGTGTGCTCTAGGCCCAGAACAGCTTACTTGTGGTCCAGGATAAATGCAAAGACAGGCTACAGACATGTACACAATCAGTTACTGTATGTTAACTGACATTCTGTAAATTCACACCATAGCTTAGCTCATAGTAACTTGTTTGTGTTCAGATACCTTAAAACCCATCGTCCAAGCCAATGAAAACAGTACAGTTCTTCAGAGACAAAATACCAGCTGTATAATTTGCTGGCTTGCAGCAATATCACACATAAGCTTGCAGCTGGGAAAGCCTGAATGCTCTCCTAGCTACAGGTGTGTTCCTCTAGCATTCTTAACAAAAGCTGCAGACAAGAACTGCCAATTTGAGAGATGCCTGGGGAAAATCTTATAacctgttcagaaaaaaagctgaGATTTAATTCTAAATAGCTGAAATAAATTCCTTATCTcagatttaatgtttttttccttttaatttttggGAAGAGTGTAGATTTCTGCATGTTCTACATGctttttcttgggtttttaatttcattaatgtAAAATTgattgtgtatatataaacatgaCTTATTTCCCTTTAGAATCtgtacaattttaaaaaatatttgagtaTATCACTTGTTgcatttggaagaaaatatttaaaacactgaagctAATGCTGTGCTGGCATGATCAGTGTTGTCACTTTTCCAGTCTGGAGGCTGTGACATCATTCTTGCATTTTACCAGCACACTTTTTGAAAGCCAAGGCATTTCAACCTGCCTTATTTCTATATCTTCCAAACTATTTAATATATCTAGCTTTTAATTAACACCAAAGTGATTGTGTATATCTGAAAGGCTAAATCCAGGAGAATTACTTTATTGGAGCAATTAAATTAAGTTTTGTAACTGTGAAATTATTTAGTATCTGCATGCTAATAGTGGAGACCAATAATAGATGTTTATACTGAAATCCGGTCTATCAAGAAGcgaaagagggaaggagagcttAGATAGTCTATTTTTACTTAGTTATTCAGAACAAGGTATTTAACACTTACCACATCATCTAGGTCACAGTTAAGTCACCAGGAGTTTGTTGAGAGACTTAAGACTGTAACAGCAGAGCATCTTATTCTGTAGTCAGGTTTACAGGAGTAGATGTTAATGTATGTTTTCTGAAGGCTAAAGCCAAGACCCGCATTTACTTTCTTAGAACTTTCTATGAAGTCTTATAAAAAAACTAATTGTGTATCATAACACCACGTCAAATACCTTAAACAGTTTGATGATCAATAAAACAgcctcaaatttttttttttttgtaaaagatcTTATTTATTTGATACAAAAAGTTACAGTTAAGTTTTAAAATGGTGGTGGTATATTTTCATATGTcaaacaaggaattaaaaaagttaattaactTGGTTTTGATATTTATATTCTAAAATGATTATTATAAAAAGCCTCTGCAATGTGCAAAAAAAGGCTAGACAAAGACTACAGATGCAAGAGTTTGGTGCCTTTCAGTCAAATACTCGCATCCAACTctacagaaataaattctgaagaaaattgtacaaaataaaaaaaaaagggagcgaTTATAAAAAGGGAGGGAAAGTTATTTTGGCAGTTCTTCAATGATGATTCGGGAGACTGAATTCCATCCAGTAGAAGCATCTCCCCGTGGATAATCTGAGCAAGTCCCGACCCAGATGGCAATATCCACCAAGCCGGCATTGATCCCTTCACACAGACCTTCCACTGGTTAAAGACAAAAATCAGGTTACCTCAGCAGATGCAATCGCTTTGTATTTCACAACAGAAGGTGGGCACAGGTACTTAAGAACAGCAGTTCATTGCAAGCTCATGCTATTTAGTTAAACCTGAATagcatttttagaaataaaaactattactTCGAGATATGGCAACATAGGTTAGAGAGTCATGCACTGCCTTTATCCACGCTGCTTCCCGACGCCTGTTGCAGTACCTGAAGCAGATCACAATCCACAGGATGGCTAAATGGGAGGTATACCTCTTCTTTAAATGTCCAAATTTACAAACTGGTAGCTGGGATATGGCTTCAACCCCATCCAGCCATCTTTTTAGCAGTGatggggaggggacacagccataCCTGGCTTCCGCAGCTAAGCCCTGCAAACGCAATTGCCACCCTGTAATCCTTTCCACTCCTAATTCGCTGCTTCTGTATGAAGTTCCACTTctgttgccctttttttttccccactagcaCCATTAGTTGGAGGTGGGTCAATGAAGACAGGTGGGTCCTACCCCTTGATGAAAAAAACCTACCGTAGCTCTGGATGTTAGATTTCATGCAGTCATGAAACAGTACagagaggaaaatggagaaagagtATAGACTTGACGTTACTCCCCTTTTCCTAGTGTCACCTCCTTTTATGTTGAATCACTTCACTAATTTGCCTTTTGCTTAGAAATTGAATCATTGTTCCTAGATATTTCACTTTGGAGATACTTTTGTGCCCCATCTGAAATTATAGTAGAAATTCCAGGAGGAATAAGTCTTATTTTATGCACAGATAATGTGCAAATACCAGTATTTTAAGCCAGGATGACACTGTCTGCTTGGCAGTAAGGCAGTTTCTCCACATGCTAATACAGCACAGAATGTCTCTGTATTCACGTTGTAGCAGAGATCAGTAGAACTCTCTGGATAGAAATCTCTTTCCATTTCTAAATTGCAGGATGTAAGTACCATGAAAAATACCACAGTAATAAAGTACCACTTAATAAATAATTCTAATACTGTTACTATTGATAGTCAACTGTGAGACAGCAGAGTAAGAGTAACAAGTGTTAGCTGGCCACTCTTCTGCCTCTTCGTTCAGTCTTTTGACCTTCTGAGGCAGACTGTGCTCTGCATTTGGTAACTACGTTTGCTGCTGGCTTCTACTCCATCTCTGTTCATGCAGTCTTGGCATACATACCTGAAGAAGTCCGGTGTATATTAATAGTAGAATTCAGCTCCGGGCTTCCTTGATCTAAATATATTATGGCTTCAATAGGAAGTGGCCCAGCACATTCTGCTCCGTTAAAAGTAAAGTACCAGCGCTGACAACAGGCATTTTTGCATTTTAGCCGAAGCGATCCACTGAAGAGAACGCGGAGAGCACTGTTCGAGCGCATCTTTGTAAATGTACATTCCTAAGAGGAGACAAAAATGCTTTGCTAGCAGCCTCTTGTTTTGAAcccatttattttatatatatttatgtttaggagatatatttatatttaggaatgtatttctatttatttcagaATGTTTTGGCTATTCTCTTTAGTCCcttccctctggaaaaaaaaaaaaggaagaaaaaagtagagCCTGGCAAATACCATACAGTGCAAAGACGCAAATCAGAAACAGCACCTCATAGATGGTAATGGAGAAGGGGGATTATGgaaattcttaattttattttgataatacCTGCTGTTAAGTTGGTAACCTAGTTACCTTCTGGGGTTTATGTAAAGGGGTATGAGCTGTCTGAAAGCTGCACTCAAGTCCTTGCATGAGAGGACAGTGTAATTTCTGTCTCAGTTACCAGAAATCCTGGATTTAACAATTATCACAAGATTTGTGAGAGGTTTAAACCCTGACAAAAGCTCCACAACTGAAAAAGACTTTCAGCCTTACAGTTACAGATCTGGTCTTCTAAATGTACTCTTACACCAGCCACATCATTCTTGTGAAACActattacagaaatgaaatgggCACATAGCTGTGAAACGCAGCTGAGAAGAATCCGAAGTAGCTAAACCTTTGAGAAGTTCACCCTTACATGTAGAAAAAGGCTCCAATAGGAAATCTGTGTGATTGGCGCTACCCAGCTCATAGAGGCAGACCTAAAGCCCGCTGTGGTTGGTGAAGTGCAGCATCCTAGGCAAAGGTAACTTACTGCTATTTTCCCAAGATCGATGCCATAATTAAGTGCACTCCACGAACACTGCTTGAAGTTGGGCGTCCAGGATTCCTCGATGCTCTCACGCATACACTCGCCCTTCTCCCCCTTCAGCCCGTCCCGTCCTGGGATCCCAGGTGTCCCGGGGATCCCGTTGGCTCCTGGGTTTCCATCCCGTCCAGGAACGCCACTGGGGCCTTGCAAGCACATGCCGTTGTACTGAAACACAGAACAGATCTTGCTGCTTCCGTCCATTAACTCCAAGGCTAACCAAgttaaacacaaacaaacaacaacaacaaaacacaaaaactcCTGCTGTGACACAAGCTAATGGGCTGTTTCTGCATCACCAAGAAAATGGGtccatagaggaaaaaaaaggaaaaataaaatttcaaagatAAGCAGTGCCAGCAGAATCTGCTGTAAATTAAGATGCcaattattttatgaaaacatgCATAAATTCTAGAATTAAAAATTGGCCTAGTGCAAGTTTTAAAACCTGTTGGAAAACCTCAGAAGATTCAAAACATTccaatacagaaacaaaaaaatatagaGAGTTACATGTTAACAGTTACTTTCTCCTAACCCACCATTGCTTGGGTAACTGTCTCAGCTAACAagctttcattattattttttcctttttttttttttaaagtagagaaACTTTTGCATTTCCTAGAGAGCAGAGGTTAACGCTGCTTTTCTTCTGCCGCCATTCCTGCAGGGCAGAATCACGTCGCAAGTCAAGCCATGTGAGTCAGACTCCAGAGTGCACACAGCGTGTCAGTGCTGATGTGGACATGGGAAGCTGCACGCTGCAATCAGCCTGAACTCAGGATCCCCATCCGCAGCGGTGGGAAGGCATGCATGGGAGGACGGCACACTAACGCCCTCCCTAACATCACAATATTAGGAAAGGTCAATTGTTGCCCTCTCAAACTGCATGTTAACACACACTGCCTTCATACCTTACGAGATTTGGGCTTGCTGTCCTTGGAGAGTACGTTTGTGCAGCCCAGAGCTCATTCCCCCAGTGGCACGAGCGCTGGATGCCAGGGGGAGCACACACATATGGAGCCAGTGGAGCAGGCACAGAAACGTTGAGCAGGGGCTAGCAATCACAGGCCTTTTACTTTAAATGCTCTGTCCTGTCTGGTGACTGATGGTTCCTCCAGTCTTCATCACAAATGCTCACAGATAACTATATTCTGCTCTTCCCCTTTCTCACACCTATTTCTCTTCATCCGTTTTAAACTACCTAATCCCCACttgtttcaaaaagaaaggatCATGCAACTATTCCCCCTCCTGCAAGCCATGCCACTATCTGCACCGCGGGAgcccctgccctctctcctttGTCACATTGGTGAACTTTCTTCTTCTGGACTTGTTCCTTTTCCTGTGCGTTGGCGCAAAACCCAGCATGGGCATCACAGGCTCGGCTGGAGCCATGCTATAAATAAAATCAGTGACTGTACGGGTTCTAGTAGGAGGTAAGATGAGAGTTGGACTAATGGATGCTGGCATTCCCTTACTACCTTCGCCAAAGAAAACGCAGTAGGCATACGGCAGTGGAAATAGTGGGATGTCATAATCAAGAAGGCCACGTATAAAAAAGTTAGCTGGAGAGAAGGCTGCTTGGTGAAGCACACACCAACCTAAGGACCACGAGAATGATGCAAAGACATTTCTGTTTCACGCAGCATCGCTTGTTATCTGCTTTTGCTGCTATTTTCCCGTTGGACTCCATTGGCAGCAGTGACTGGCTCTGGTTTTACATGTGGTTACTCATCACAGAAATCCCAAGGATATGGAAACCGGTGAGATTTGGGGTCCTCCGAGGCTCAGACCCGTGGCCCTCCCGTCCCCCGGGGCACCAGCAGCACCGggtggcagcagcaccagcactgcgagggagcagggctgccctgaGGGAGGAGCCGCGGCCGCTGCCCACCGAGAGCCGCaccgtttccttccagagagagCGGCCTACACCGTTGCACACCCAAAACACTGAGGCGAGCGAAAGAATTACCTGGGCTTTGGGCTCCGCTCCAACTAAATGCACCTATGCTTGCCGAATCAAGtcttttttcatgctttcttaAGCTGCTAATgcataaaacatgttttaaaatgaaaatgtccaCTGAAGGCAGGATCGCCTCTCGGGCGTGCCGTCATGCTGCCCTGGAAGGGCTTTAGCTGAAGCGGTCTGAACAACTGGGCTGCGGCTGACTCAGCTGCCATCTATTTACCTGGGCTTTGCTGCCCACTCTGCCGCACCTGAAAGCACGAGGCAATGCCAGAGGAATGCCCTGTACAAAGGACCCTAAAATACCGCTCCAACAGAAAACGTAAGCTCCTCCATGTGTGCAAATTCCTTATTCTCAATGCAATTCAATTTCCACAGTAAAAACGAAAGAGTAATGAGGtggtgagaaagggaaggagctTTGCCACCCACGGTGCTTCCAGCACGTCACTTCTGGGGATCTCGCTGGAGATCATGGAAGAAACGGCCATGCCACTGATTTTCTGCAGGAGGAGAACAGCAGTCCAGCAGCTCACAGAAATAGCTTCACATCTGCTTTCTACATTCCAAGGACTGGAAaatctccctcctttcttctaTCCCCGAGATGGGATAGTCCCAACACATGCACGTTTCTAGCTGCAATGGAATTGCAAACAGAGGTATGCAGTCCCAGGTGCCAAAGGGAATAAATGCATTAATGCGACTCCAAGGAAAAGTGGGCTCAGTAAGCGTGCAGATACAGCTTTCACAGT contains:
- the CTHRC1 gene encoding collagen triple helix repeat-containing protein 1, producing the protein MALPGRSRSVTGWKFPASPGRELGLRALKGSFIPALPPRAADTGPPALQPPGSRPRRIPAPPARTMRRAPAAAAAPLLLLALLLAAAPPPGGSESPKGKQKALRQREVVDVYNGMCLQGPSGVPGRDGNPGANGIPGTPGIPGRDGLKGEKGECMRESIEESWTPNFKQCSWSALNYGIDLGKIAECTFTKMRSNSALRVLFSGSLRLKCKNACCQRWYFTFNGAECAGPLPIEAIIYLDQGSPELNSTINIHRTSSVEGLCEGINAGLVDIAIWVGTCSDYPRGDASTGWNSVSRIIIEELPK